In Schizosaccharomyces osmophilus chromosome 1, complete sequence, the genomic window ACAAAAAGGCAGTAGCCTGTTGTACAAGGTTTTGAGACATAAAAATATCAACAATCTTTTCCAAGTTCACAGAAGGGTCGCTATTGTACATTTGAGTAGCGAATTCAGCAGCCTGATCAGGATTAACTCGAACcaaattttgcaaaagcgAAACATAATCTGGAGTGAAGCTCGTTTGGCTTGTGTAGGTAACCAATCTATTAAAGTCACCGAGTTCAGACAAGCACATAACCACTTTGTTGGGAACATTAGCTGCTTCATACACTTTCAAAGCCAAGGAAGAATCCACCGGCTTGACAAGGTCACCCAGTGCTTCTGTACAAGCAAGCTTGTCCTCGCTGTACCACTTTTCTAAAAGTTGGACGCGGTTTTGAGCAAGCACTGGACGAGCTAACTCTAATGACTCATGTTCATTTAAAGGACCCTTATCTAACAAGGTGCCGAAATATTGCAAGATAGGGGCTATTTGACCAGGAACAGCAGGTAATTGCTTAAATTGTTCAATAACCTGAGCCGTACGTAGGATGCCACGGGGCGAAGAGGCAGCCACTTTAGCGGCATCACCATACTTACCTTGCATCATTAATTGCTGGAATTGTTGAGCATACAAATTGTCAGCTCCGGGTAAATTGGCACGTGAAGCTAGTCGAACAGCCAATCCTGCATCACTCAAATTGTTTAAGACATAAGGAATAATTGTGTCGGGGTTTATGGAAACACTGAGGACTTGACCTTTACGATTAACAGCCATGACACCGTTTACGGATTCATGGGGAGTGGTAACGAAAATAGACTCGCCGGATACACGATTCATATAGATGCATTTAGCAGTTTCCAAATCATAAACATGaataaaaccaaatttcGTAGAGACATAAGCGACACCATATCTAGGCGCAATTTGAATGGCAATAGGAAAGTCATTAGCAGCTTCAGGTGGGAAGAAGAGGTCGACGGTTTTCGTAGCAAAAGCAGGATTATTAGGATTGCGATCGATTTCAACAATACTTAATTTGGAACCGGAGGGTAACCGGCTGGCAAGGGCAAGCACTTGTACATCATAACTGAGGCCTTCTGGTCGGATAACGGCAAAGGCAGAGGCATGGCTTTCTAAAGGTTGACTaacttttctcttcttgGAGTAGAGTTGTAAGTTACCGGCAATGCGATTGTCCCGCGATGAGATACCAATAAGGGTAAACCATTCTTCATTATAATTGCTTCTGTACGAAATGATTTGTGTTCCGTTCAAAGAGCTGTGACGATCAAACATTTTGACGGGATCAGACCCTGTAAGAGACCAATGGTATACGGAAGTATCGGTAACAATACCGATGGTAGAGTCACTGATCCAAGTCCAATAAACAACCTCTTGAGTCATCACAAAGCTGTTCAACTTGGCTTTGGCTTCTAAATCAAACACCTGAAGTTGTTTTTGAGCCTTCAAGGCAATAATCATCTTTTTTGGATGCATAATTACTGAATCAGCGGAAATGGGTCGACGAACCACATCTTGAGGGTTCTCAAGGTCAACGATTACTACTTGATTGGCGCCGTTGGAATTATCGCGAATACTACAACAGAGAAAGAGTGTTAGTATGTGGTCTGAGGATCTCACGCTCATTTGCAAACCAGAGTTTTTCAGAGATGcacaaaataaaagtcCTTACCAAACATATTTTTCTGATTGAAGAGTAACATTGGTAAAGCCAAATGAAGGCTGAACTCCCAAAGAAGCCAGCTATAGAACCAAGTTAGCTTCTCCATTtaaatacctttttttaacCAGAACATACCTGTAATACTTCACTGAACCGTATTGGTAATTGTTGAGCCATTTTTTTAGTCCACGGCTGGCAATGCGTCGTGGTAGAGAGAGGGAGACGGTAAGTTCGAAATCGCAGGGGCTGGTGACGCCAGGTTCCTTACCCTTTTGTTCGCGAACAAGAGGAAGGGTGAGGCAGACCTCTGTGAAAGTAAGAATTAtagataaaaacaaatggatTGGTCAAGGTAGTAAATCGtgagttttttttattcttttttgtcgTGAATCTTAGTCCCGGTATGGGCTTGTTTTGATCTTGGGTTGAGTCGCTTCAATAAATACACTCATAAAGTGGAAGAATCCTACTTCTCATATGTACATCAGGAATCATTTTCACGTCTTTTGACCATTCTACAGTAATAGCTTAAAAACTGGGAAGAAagtcttttgctttctgtATCTGACAAGCTCTACATCAATATTTCTGGAACACCATGGTACCgaacaacaaaaatacaaaagatgaaaactatcaaccaaagaaagattGACGAGTGAAATTATGTAGTGCATACAACAATACAAACTACTGGAAATCCCGTCGTTGCGTCTTTAGATTTTGACGCCCTTAGGACAATTAAACTATGTGCTTGCTCCTACCTAACAGATAGCCTTACCATAATACCTCTCTTGATGTTACGGCTTCTACCTTAACCTACGATCAATATAAATAGTAATAATCCCTACTCTGATATCCATTGATATTGTGCCCTGACATAACCCATTTATATGTTGAGGAACTGTATTTTATATAACACACACAGTTGCTGTGTCTATGAAAACCATACAAAAATTAGTAGAAAGTGGTAGGGCGGTGAGGAGCAAAGACCTTCTTGCCAGCCAAGCCGAGAGTACCAGTACGGCGGTGAGGGAGAGGGAACTTCAACTTGGGATCGAGAAGTTGCTTGACGTAGCTACGGCGAACTTCTTCCTTGTTCTCAACGGTAACCACCTTGAGAATACGGATGCTACGGAAACGAGCACGGTGACGAGCAGCCATATCTTGGTACATGCCTTCGACAGCGCCAACACGGGTGGTGTCGCGGAATTCCTTGTACATGTTGTGAGTACCGGAGCGAGAGTCATAACGAATCCAGATACCAAAAACCTTAGGTTGAAGAGGCTTGGGTTCGTGAATTTGGTTAATGGCAACAATTTCACCAGTGGCCTTCTTGACCTTGTTGATCATCTTCAAGAAGTACCAGTAACGAGACTTGGCGACAGATTCGTTAGGAGCAAACAAACGCATACGGAATAACTTAGGAACAGGTTCCTGTTCAGTTGGGACCTTGCGGCCGACGACTTGATACTCCTTAAGTGCCATTTTCCCCAAATTGGTGTAGTCTACGAAAGTTTTGTTGCTCTGTTCAAGGTATAGTTTGTGACTGCGAATTTCAACAACACATTTTAACGGATTTGTAAGCGTTGCGGTAAATCTTCACCACTATCCTCCActtattgtttacatagTTTTTAGAAAGAAGTCTCAAAAATAGTTAATTTTATCAAAATTAAGGTCGTTGGTGCCTTTAGAATTTCATTTAAATTGATTTTAAATTGTTAGAAGTGGAGACGATAGCCATTTGAGACACTAGTTATTGTACAGTATAAgttattccaaaaaaaaaaaaaaagaaagaaagaaagaattaaacAGAGACTACTCCCGCTGTAGCCACCTGTGATTCAATGGTCCATAAAAACGTTCTCAAAGAAGACGCCGGCAGTAGCTTACCCTTAGCTGAAAAGTGCTAGAAAACCAAGCAAAGATGACGGATACGATGCTACTCAGGGAGATGGAACAAAGAGGAATCCCTTTACAGGATTCATGGCTTTTGTTAGTCGTAAATCACCTTGTTCATCAAAGGAAATACGCTCGAGAAAACATAACAACCGAACTCGTCTTTCCCTTTTTCATGGCATCCGATATCCGTACTTCTACATCTGGAGCAGGTGCTGCAGCCTATGATATCTCCAGCCAGCATAATATCACACTTTCAAACCCGTTGTTGGTACAAGTGGTCAGAATCAGGGAAATTGGGAAAAGTATCGTAAGCCAGCTTGAGTATTTAAATCAATTGGAAGAACGAAAAAACCTTAAAGGCCAGCAAATTATTCGGCTAGTAGACGAGGAAGATcaagaagacaaagaagGAGATGACAGCGGTATTGCTGAGGCACAGGAAGCCATATTCGACGGAAAAGGTTTTAAGTATATGTGTCGACTGGTGTTAGAAGATGCGAATGGACAAAGATTCTATGGTATGGAATGGAAGCCGATTCCGGGAATTCAGCTCGACACGGATCTGGGAACAAAACTTGTTATTCATAATGCCCAGGTAAAGAGGGGGACTCTTCTTCTCACTCCCGAAAACACAAAGATATTAGGAGGGAAGATTGATGAATGGAACCGAGAATACTTTCCGAAGAAATTATTGCAAGAACTAAAAGAGGAATTGGAGACGAATAAAGTAAAGGCTTAAGCTTCAGTTTTCACATTTTTTAGCTTTGCCGAAATAAGAGTGGGAGCTTTAAAGTTCGATAAAGTAGTAagcttcctctttttcaaatccaagGCTCCTCGGTAGTTTTTAAGTCCAAGTTCACACATACCTACATGTTCCAAATCCGATTGagatatccaaaaaaagtcttctttCGTTTTAGTCTCGGGTGTTACGATAGCATAAAACACATGGcttgtttttcttatatGACTAAAAATATGAAGATACCTTCCACGTgtttgatgtttttttaCACataagttttcttcttgcaACCACAAGTCTAGACACCTCTGGAATTCGGCTTCCATATCTTTTGGCCAGGCATTTTCTCCATATTCAATTGTCGGAAAATCCCATAATCCCGCTAAAAGACCTACCGTAGGTCTCTTTCTAATTAAATatagcttttcttttgtttctggGTCtgtcttttgaaatatcACAACTAAAGCCCTTTCTTCTCTTTGCTTTGTCTTTTGCGGTCGAATGGGATACCTGTTTACCACCCAATTTTGCAATGTTTCAGCGGACGGGGGGTCTACTGAACAAATATTGCAGGGTCCTATCATTCTTGTTAGCttacaaaaaaggaattttagAGTAGCTCACCATCTTCAATATCATATTTTAATTCCTTTCTGTCTGAAATTATGATTTGTTCTTGATAGCCTTTGCAAATATCCGAAATAGGACAAATGGAACATTGAGGGCTCTGAGGAGTACAGGTGACAGCGCCAAGTTCCATCAATGCTTGATTAAAATCGCCTGGGCGCTCAGGATCCACCAATGCGTTCGCTAGTTCCCTGTTGAGcgttagtaaacaatgtCGTAAACAATACGAGTTTGTACCAGATAAGAGTATTTGCCTTTCCTTTGCTACAGTCGCTATGAACGGCAAACGCTCGGCTCAAAACACGGATCACATTCCCATCCACAATTCCGGTACGTTGTTTCCAAGCAATACTTAATACAGCACCAGCCGTATAAGGCCCAACGCCAGGGATATCTTTGGCCCATTTCTCAGCACTTAGAGGGATTTCACTTGGTATTAGCCCAGCTAGGTACTGACAAGCCTGATGTAGACGTTTGCAACGCGTGTAGAACCCCATACCTGACCATAACGGCATGACCTGCGTATTGTAATCAGCTTCAGCACAAGC contains:
- the rpl2002 gene encoding 60S ribosomal protein L20A; this encodes MALKEYQVVGRKVPTEQEPVPKLFRMRLFAPNESVAKSRYWYFLKMINKVKKATGEIVAINQIHEPKPLQPKVFGIWIRYDSRSGTHNMYKEFRDTTRVGAVEGMYQDMAARHRARFRSIRILKVVTVENKEEVRRSYVKQLLDPKLKFPLPHRRTGTLGLAGKKVFAPHRPTTFY
- the rmi1 gene encoding RecQ mediated genome instability protein Rmi1, translated to MTDTMLLREMEQRGIPLQDSWLLLVVNHLVHQRKYARENITTELVFPFFMASDIRTSTSGAGAAAYDISSQHNITLSNPLLVQVVRIREIGKSIVSQLEYLNQLEERKNLKGQQIIRLVDEEDQEDKEGDDSGIAEAQEAIFDGKGFKYMCRLVLEDANGQRFYGMEWKPIPGIQLDTDLGTKLVIHNAQEGRLMNGTENTFRRNYCKN
- the myh1 gene encoding DNA adenine glycosylase Myh1, with protein sequence MSSHSLNLHSYNEDEIKQFRKHLIDFYEETKRVLPWRKQGCDLPQKDAPLNEWESPVQRLYEVLVSEIMLQQTRVETVKRYYNKWMETLPTLQACAEADYNTQVMPLWSGMGFYTRCKRLHQACQYLAGLIPSEIPLSAEKWAKDIPGVGPYTAGAVLSIAWKQRTGIVDGNVIRVLSRAFAVHSDCSKGKANTLIWELANALVDPERPGDFNQALMELGAVTCTPQSPQCSICPISDICKGYQEQIIISDRKELKYDIEDGPCNICSVDPPSAETLQNWVVNRYPIRPQKTKQREERALVVIFQKTDPETKEKLYLIRKRPTVGLLAGLWDFPTIEYGENAWPKDMEAEFQRCLDLWLQEENLCVKKHQTRGRYLHIFSHIRKTSHVFYAIVTPETKTKEDFFWISQSDLEHVGMCELGLKNYRGALDLKKRKLTTLSNFKAPTLISAKLKNVKTEA